A single region of the Bacillota bacterium genome encodes:
- a CDS encoding Xaa-Pro peptidase family protein, with the protein MDVLRISREEVARRRERLLEEAAREGCQGACMFGPVEVFYFSGFSFLPTERPVVLVVTPEPRSVLLVPRLEEEHAQRDSYADEVRSYPEYPGRRHPMEFLRELLVDLHLAGRRLLADADGYSSGMGYRGPRLSEIAGEEVKVVADAGARMRMVKSPEEISLIRESVRWGNLAHAFLQELVAPGRSEVEISWQASARATDAMLRALGPHRVCWGIGEPGAAAGFRGQVGKESALPHSLTTGAVLRRGDILVTGAGANVGGYQSELERTMFVGQPDARVRRMFELMLGAQQAAFDAIRPGIRCADVDEVVRRFFADNGLEAYWRHHTGHALGILGHEAPFFDAGDDTVIEPGMVFSVEPGIYVPGLGGFRHSDAVLVTGDGVEVLTYYPRDLDSLVCEV; encoded by the coding sequence ATGGACGTGTTGCGCATCAGCCGGGAGGAAGTGGCAAGGCGCAGAGAACGGCTCCTGGAAGAGGCAGCGCGGGAGGGATGCCAGGGAGCTTGTATGTTCGGTCCCGTTGAGGTTTTCTACTTTTCCGGTTTCTCCTTCCTGCCCACCGAGCGACCGGTGGTGCTGGTGGTCACCCCCGAACCCCGGTCGGTGCTCCTGGTGCCTCGCCTGGAAGAGGAACACGCCCAGCGGGACTCGTACGCCGACGAGGTGCGGTCGTACCCCGAGTACCCGGGGCGGCGGCACCCCATGGAATTCCTGCGCGAGTTGCTGGTTGACCTCCACCTGGCCGGGAGGCGCCTGCTGGCGGACGCCGACGGATACTCCTCGGGTATGGGATACCGGGGCCCGCGGTTGAGCGAGATAGCGGGTGAAGAGGTGAAGGTGGTCGCCGACGCAGGTGCGCGTATGCGCATGGTGAAGTCCCCCGAGGAGATATCCTTGATCAGGGAAAGCGTGCGCTGGGGCAACCTGGCCCATGCCTTCCTCCAGGAGCTGGTGGCGCCCGGCCGCAGCGAGGTGGAGATCTCGTGGCAAGCCTCCGCGCGGGCCACGGATGCCATGCTAAGAGCGCTGGGGCCCCACCGGGTTTGCTGGGGGATCGGGGAGCCCGGAGCCGCAGCGGGGTTCCGCGGGCAGGTGGGAAAGGAGTCGGCACTTCCCCATTCTCTGACCACTGGGGCGGTGCTGCGCAGGGGAGACATCCTGGTCACGGGGGCGGGGGCGAACGTGGGTGGTTACCAGAGCGAACTGGAGCGCACCATGTTCGTGGGGCAGCCCGACGCCAGGGTGCGGCGCATGTTTGAACTCATGCTGGGTGCCCAGCAAGCCGCCTTCGACGCGATAAGGCCGGGGATCCGGTGCGCCGATGTGGATGAGGTCGTGAGGCGCTTCTTCGCCGATAACGGGCTGGAGGCGTACTGGAGGCACCATACCGGCCATGCCCTGGGCATCCTCGGACACGAGGCACCATTCTTCGACGCGGGGGATGATACGGTCATCGAACCCGGGATGGTGTTCAGCGTGGAACCCGGGATATACGTGCCCGGGCTGGGAGGATTCCGGCACTCCGACGCCGTGCTGGTTACCGGAGACGGGGTGGAAGTGCTGACTTACTACCCCCGCGACCTGGACAGCCTGGTATGTGAGGTGTAG
- a CDS encoding aminotransferase class I/II-fold pyridoxal phosphate-dependent enzyme — translation MPVVEALLAWERSGLCSFHTPGHRQGREVAAEVAALLPERLFALDATELPGLDDLHHPQGIIARAQRLLADLYGADESFFLVGGSTAGIMAALLAAGGPGKRLLMARYSHRAAFAAAILSGCRVRYLPEEWSGDGLPVGPSPAEAARAVRDWRPAVLLLTRPNYYGIGFPLEQVVEACRQVGTVLVVDEAHGAHWGVGGLPSALDAGADLVVQSAHKTLPALTQGAWLHLVGSRLDGVRLRASLRMVQSSSPSYLLMASLDAARWHLGRWLPEATVHLERARQLQKRLERAGVFLLPRDLPPGWVHDPLRLVVDTAQMGWEGREAANFLREAGIEVEWAEPDRVLILLGLRPGPDSDALAEVLTRLPGRGTRTAVVGGVAGARVGSTGIGPYPRLEAVTDPTRAWWAEQETVPLERAVGRIAGDMLYLSPPGVPVVAPGERWSEEALAFVRRCHEMGLVPVGRQEPGMVRVLREE, via the coding sequence ATGCCTGTTGTGGAGGCCCTGCTGGCATGGGAACGGTCCGGTCTGTGTTCGTTTCACACGCCCGGACACCGCCAGGGCAGAGAGGTGGCGGCTGAAGTGGCGGCACTCCTGCCGGAACGCCTCTTTGCGCTGGATGCCACCGAGCTGCCGGGGCTGGATGACCTCCACCACCCGCAGGGGATCATCGCCCGGGCCCAGCGCCTGCTGGCTGACCTGTACGGTGCAGACGAATCCTTCTTCCTGGTGGGAGGAAGCACGGCGGGTATCATGGCGGCGTTGCTGGCCGCGGGCGGTCCCGGGAAAAGGCTGCTCATGGCCCGCTACAGCCACCGGGCAGCATTCGCGGCCGCCATCCTGTCGGGGTGCCGGGTTCGGTACCTGCCCGAAGAGTGGTCCGGCGACGGTCTCCCCGTGGGGCCTTCCCCGGCGGAAGCGGCCCGGGCCGTACGGGATTGGCGTCCGGCCGTGCTTCTGCTGACCAGGCCCAACTACTACGGGATCGGGTTCCCCCTGGAGCAGGTGGTCGAGGCCTGCCGGCAGGTAGGGACGGTGCTGGTCGTGGATGAGGCCCACGGCGCCCACTGGGGGGTAGGGGGTTTGCCATCTGCCCTGGATGCCGGTGCCGACCTGGTGGTCCAGAGTGCTCACAAGACGCTTCCTGCCCTCACCCAGGGTGCCTGGCTGCACCTCGTCGGCTCCCGGCTGGATGGCGTGCGGTTGCGAGCCAGCCTGCGCATGGTGCAGAGTTCCAGTCCCTCGTACCTGCTCATGGCCTCCCTGGATGCGGCCAGGTGGCACCTGGGGCGGTGGCTTCCCGAGGCGACGGTGCACCTGGAGCGCGCCCGCCAGCTTCAGAAAAGGCTCGAGCGGGCGGGAGTATTTCTCCTCCCCCGGGACCTGCCGCCGGGGTGGGTGCACGATCCTCTCCGTCTGGTGGTGGACACGGCACAGATGGGGTGGGAAGGCCGGGAGGCTGCCAATTTTTTGCGGGAGGCAGGTATTGAAGTCGAGTGGGCCGAACCAGACAGAGTACTTATCCTCCTCGGTTTGCGTCCGGGCCCGGACAGCGACGCACTGGCGGAAGTCCTGACCCGGTTGCCCGGCCGGGGAACACGCACCGCGGTGGTCGGCGGCGTCGCCGGGGCTAGGGTTGGGAGCACGGGGATCGGGCCGTACCCCCGTCTGGAGGCGGTGACCGACCCAACCCGAGCCTGGTGGGCGGAGCAGGAAACGGTGCCTCTAGAGCGGGCGGTGGGGCGGATAGCGGGGGATATGCTCTACCTTTCCCCACCCGGGGTGCCGGTGGTGGCCCCCGGGGAGAGGTGGAGCGAAGAGGCTCTGGCTTTCGTGCGGCGCTGTCACGAGATGGGTCTGGTACCGGTGGGCCGACAGGAGCCAGGGATGGTCCGGGTATTGCGAGAGGAATAG